A stretch of Pangasianodon hypophthalmus isolate fPanHyp1 chromosome 9, fPanHyp1.pri, whole genome shotgun sequence DNA encodes these proteins:
- the snx20 gene encoding sorting nexin-20 isoform X1 has product MYICTVYYHVHLMFTTLMMMDETSTLQEKKRKCGHVVAMDSDSQLFNLRTDDETTHPLNAEQLEETSFDTGVSASCLTTAELQQHWRAVKQEIRSVKLLFQIPSTRTIDHITSRYVVYQIIVIRSGSYDLKHVSIERRYSDFLHLHHELLQDFSEELEDVTLPKKRLMGNFSEENITERRVTLCDYLTQLYSRRYIRRSPAFIAFFTHPELKTAYDLLRGGRYSHALEVLQNALVLQEKLCSHDSSLLVPTLCALLVCQRDLEDFHAAFQTGNSALPAVRRYGLYKYRSPLLEAMVDLGYKLEQPVAQLQEELIRVQNSPHGPESSMSLKQIVVQEFT; this is encoded by the exons atgtatatttgtacagtgtattaccatgtacatttaatgtttacgACTCTTATGATGATGGATGAAACTTCTActttacaagaaaaaaagaggaaatgtgGACATGTTGTGGCCATGGATTCAGACTCTCAGCTGTTCAATTTGAGGACCGATGATGAAACCACACATCCTCTTAATGCTGAGCAACTAGAGGAGACATCATTTGATACTG GCGTCAGTGCCTCCTGTCTCACTACAGCAGAGCTTCAGCAGCATTGGAGGGCAGTGAAACAAGAGATTAGGTCTGTCAAACTGCTGTTTCAGATCCCATCCACCCGTACTATAGACCACATAACATCCAGATACGTG GTGTATCAGATAATAGTGATCAGATCAGGCAGTTATGATCTTAAGCATGTGAGCATCGAGCGCCGCTACTCCGATTTCCTCCACCTGCACCATGAGCTCCTTCAGGACTTCAGCGAGGAGCTTGAGGATGTCACCTTGCCCAAGAAGAGGCTGATGGGCAACTTCTCAGAGGAGAACATCACTGAACGGCGTGTGACTCTCTGTGACTACCTGACCCAGCTGTACTCTCGGCGCTACATCCGCCGCTCACCTGCTTTTATAGCATTCTTCACTCACCCTGAGCTGAAGACTGCCTACGATCTGCTGCGTGGAGGCCGATATTCTCACGCCCTGGAGGTCCTGCAGAATGCACTAGTGCTCCAGGAGAAATTGTGTTCTCATGATTCGTCCCTGCTCGTGCCCACACTGTGTGCACTGTTGGTGTGCCAGAGGGACCTGGAGGATTTCCATGCAGCTTTCCAGACTGGAAACAGCGCACTGCCAGCAGTAAGGCGCTATGGACTGTACAAGTATCGTAGTCCGCTGCTGGAGGCCATGGTGGATCTGGGGTATAAATTAGAGCAGCCTGTGGCTCAGTTACAAGAGGAGCTGATCAGAGTTCAAAACTCACCACATGGACCAGAGTCATCAATGTCACTAAAACAGATTGTGGTGCAAGAGTTTACATGA
- the snx20 gene encoding sorting nexin-20 isoform X2, translating into MDSDSQLFNLRTDDETTHPLNAEQLEETSFDTGVSASCLTTAELQQHWRAVKQEIRSVKLLFQIPSTRTIDHITSRYVVYQIIVIRSGSYDLKHVSIERRYSDFLHLHHELLQDFSEELEDVTLPKKRLMGNFSEENITERRVTLCDYLTQLYSRRYIRRSPAFIAFFTHPELKTAYDLLRGGRYSHALEVLQNALVLQEKLCSHDSSLLVPTLCALLVCQRDLEDFHAAFQTGNSALPAVRRYGLYKYRSPLLEAMVDLGYKLEQPVAQLQEELIRVQNSPHGPESSMSLKQIVVQEFT; encoded by the exons ATGGATTCAGACTCTCAGCTGTTCAATTTGAGGACCGATGATGAAACCACACATCCTCTTAATGCTGAGCAACTAGAGGAGACATCATTTGATACTG GCGTCAGTGCCTCCTGTCTCACTACAGCAGAGCTTCAGCAGCATTGGAGGGCAGTGAAACAAGAGATTAGGTCTGTCAAACTGCTGTTTCAGATCCCATCCACCCGTACTATAGACCACATAACATCCAGATACGTG GTGTATCAGATAATAGTGATCAGATCAGGCAGTTATGATCTTAAGCATGTGAGCATCGAGCGCCGCTACTCCGATTTCCTCCACCTGCACCATGAGCTCCTTCAGGACTTCAGCGAGGAGCTTGAGGATGTCACCTTGCCCAAGAAGAGGCTGATGGGCAACTTCTCAGAGGAGAACATCACTGAACGGCGTGTGACTCTCTGTGACTACCTGACCCAGCTGTACTCTCGGCGCTACATCCGCCGCTCACCTGCTTTTATAGCATTCTTCACTCACCCTGAGCTGAAGACTGCCTACGATCTGCTGCGTGGAGGCCGATATTCTCACGCCCTGGAGGTCCTGCAGAATGCACTAGTGCTCCAGGAGAAATTGTGTTCTCATGATTCGTCCCTGCTCGTGCCCACACTGTGTGCACTGTTGGTGTGCCAGAGGGACCTGGAGGATTTCCATGCAGCTTTCCAGACTGGAAACAGCGCACTGCCAGCAGTAAGGCGCTATGGACTGTACAAGTATCGTAGTCCGCTGCTGGAGGCCATGGTGGATCTGGGGTATAAATTAGAGCAGCCTGTGGCTCAGTTACAAGAGGAGCTGATCAGAGTTCAAAACTCACCACATGGACCAGAGTCATCAATGTCACTAAAACAGATTGTGGTGCAAGAGTTTACATGA
- the mphosph6 gene encoding M-phase phosphoprotein 6 codes for MPNDGSTKLSKNLLRMKFMQRGLDAEAKKQLEEEEKRIISDEHWYLDLPELKAKESFIVEERSYVPCEDLVYGRMSFKGFNSEVEKLMVLMNAPREEEDEEEEKDMTRMDTDITDEEMAMRYGSLVESMKRRFAKKRERTSLKNEEEDVNQNIVETQPKKVFLKPQD; via the exons ATGCCAAACGACGGCTCAACGAAACTGTCGAAAAACCTTTTGCGGATGAAG TTTATGCAAAGAGGCCTTGATGCAGAGGCAAAAAAACAACttgaggaagaagagaagaggattATAAGTGATGAGCACTGGTATCTGGACCTGCCTGAACTTAAAGCAAAAGA AAGCTTCATTGTTGAAGAAAGAAGTTATGTCCCATGTGAAGACTTGGTTTATGGAAGAATGTCATTTAAGGGATTCAATTCTGAGGTTGAG AAGCTGATGGTTTTAATGAATGCTCCcagagaagaggaggatgaagaggaggagaaggataTGACTCGAATGGACACAGATATTACAGATGAGGAGATGGCCATGAG ATATGGAAGCTTGGTTGAAAGCATGAAAAGAAGATTTGCCAAAAAAAGGGAACGCACATCTCTGAAGAATGAAGAGGAAGATGTCAACCAGAATATTGTAGAGACACAACCCAAGAAAGTGTTCTTGAAGCCCCAGGATTGA
- the hsd17b2 gene encoding estradiol 17-beta-dehydrogenase 2 isoform X1 → MEASGMELGLCVLIIATSAALLMVAWSRSCLSWSVGLVVVELMLCYWISNGSVAVILLSVSCGCCMIHFTAGRKEDMLPVQGKAVLITGCDSGFGHNLAKILDKAGMKVYAGVLEEFGPGAQELREVSSPQLTILQMDVTNISQISEAHKLIKSQIGETGLWGLVNNAGVLGHMCDGELLPMRILRKILNVNFIAGAEVTKVFLPLIRQAQGRIVCVSSMSGEVPFPGFAAYGASKAAVISYYGALRQELSCWGVKVAIVQPGGFKTNILGNQEEWSKLQKEILSTQPLEVIDAYGEEYICSMQHRLSKMTTQACPDFRPVLDDIQHALLSEKPRPFYHPGRTAWAIPLLQRICPTWMFDAIFAQLFTYDKFCPAGVASKR, encoded by the exons ATGGAGGCAAGTGGAATGGAGCTCGGGCTGTGTGTGCTGATCATAGCCACCAGTGCTGCACTGCTGATGGTGGCATGGAGTAGAAGTTGCTTGTCATGGTCAGTGGGGCTTGTGGTGGTGGAGTTGATGCTGTGCTATTGGATATCAAATGGAAGTGTGGCAGTGATACTGCTGAGTGTCAGCTGTGGCTGCTGTATGATCCACTTTACTGCAGGAAGAAAAGAGGACATGCTGCCTGTGCAAGGCAAAGCAGTGCTCATTACAG gaTGTGACTCCGGTTTTGGCCACAATCTTGCTAAAATCCTTGACAAAGCTGGGATGAAGGTGTATGCCGGAGTGCTGGAGGAGTTCGGACCTGGTGCTCAGGAGCTCAGGGAAGTTTCCTCTCCACAGCTTACCATCCTACAGATGGATGTCACAAACATCAGCCAAATCTCTGAAGCTCATAAGCTTATCAAGAGTCAAATAGGAGAGACAG GTCTTTGGGGACTGGTGAACAATGCGGGAGTGCTTGGACATATGTGTGATGGGGAACTTCTTCCCATGAGAATATTAAGAAAAATCCTGAATGTGAATTTTATTGCTGGTGCAGAGGTGACCAAAGTTTTCCTCCCTTTGATAAGACAAGCACAAGGAAGgattgtgtgtgtatccagTATGTCTG GAGAAGTGCCGTTCCCTGGTTTCGCTGCATACGGAGCATCTAAGGCAGCTGTGATTTCTTACTATGGAGCTCTGAGACAGGAACTGTCCTGCTGGGGTGTAAAAGTGGCCATTGTTCAACCAGGGGGCTTCAAGACGA ACATTTTAGGCAATCAAGAGGAATGGAGTAAACTCCAAAAGGAAATCCTCAGCACCCAGCCCCTAGAAGTAATAGATGCATATGGAGAAGAGTACATCTGCTCTATGCAGCACCGTTTAAGTAAAATGACTACTCAAGCCTGTCCTGATTTCAGGCCAGTTCTGGATGATATACAACATGCATTACTCTCAGAAAAGCCAAGGCCCTTTTACCACCCGGGACGCACCGCCTGGGCCATTCCGTTGCTACAAAGGATCTGTCCAACGTGGATGTTTGATGCCATTTTTGCACAGCTATTTACTTATGACAAGTTCTGTCCAGCAGGTGTGGCTTCCAAAAGATGA
- the hsd17b2 gene encoding estradiol 17-beta-dehydrogenase 2 isoform X2: protein MEASGMELGLCVLIIATSAALLMVAWSRSCLSWSVGLVVVELMLCYWISNGSVAVILLSVSCGCCMIHFTAGRKEDMLPVQGKAVLITGCDSGFGHNLAKILDKAGMKVYAGVLEEFGPGAQELREVSSPQLTILQMDVTNISQISEAHKLIKSQIGETGEVPFPGFAAYGASKAAVISYYGALRQELSCWGVKVAIVQPGGFKTNILGNQEEWSKLQKEILSTQPLEVIDAYGEEYICSMQHRLSKMTTQACPDFRPVLDDIQHALLSEKPRPFYHPGRTAWAIPLLQRICPTWMFDAIFAQLFTYDKFCPAGVASKR, encoded by the exons ATGGAGGCAAGTGGAATGGAGCTCGGGCTGTGTGTGCTGATCATAGCCACCAGTGCTGCACTGCTGATGGTGGCATGGAGTAGAAGTTGCTTGTCATGGTCAGTGGGGCTTGTGGTGGTGGAGTTGATGCTGTGCTATTGGATATCAAATGGAAGTGTGGCAGTGATACTGCTGAGTGTCAGCTGTGGCTGCTGTATGATCCACTTTACTGCAGGAAGAAAAGAGGACATGCTGCCTGTGCAAGGCAAAGCAGTGCTCATTACAG gaTGTGACTCCGGTTTTGGCCACAATCTTGCTAAAATCCTTGACAAAGCTGGGATGAAGGTGTATGCCGGAGTGCTGGAGGAGTTCGGACCTGGTGCTCAGGAGCTCAGGGAAGTTTCCTCTCCACAGCTTACCATCCTACAGATGGATGTCACAAACATCAGCCAAATCTCTGAAGCTCATAAGCTTATCAAGAGTCAAATAGGAGAGACAG GAGAAGTGCCGTTCCCTGGTTTCGCTGCATACGGAGCATCTAAGGCAGCTGTGATTTCTTACTATGGAGCTCTGAGACAGGAACTGTCCTGCTGGGGTGTAAAAGTGGCCATTGTTCAACCAGGGGGCTTCAAGACGA ACATTTTAGGCAATCAAGAGGAATGGAGTAAACTCCAAAAGGAAATCCTCAGCACCCAGCCCCTAGAAGTAATAGATGCATATGGAGAAGAGTACATCTGCTCTATGCAGCACCGTTTAAGTAAAATGACTACTCAAGCCTGTCCTGATTTCAGGCCAGTTCTGGATGATATACAACATGCATTACTCTCAGAAAAGCCAAGGCCCTTTTACCACCCGGGACGCACCGCCTGGGCCATTCCGTTGCTACAAAGGATCTGTCCAACGTGGATGTTTGATGCCATTTTTGCACAGCTATTTACTTATGACAAGTTCTGTCCAGCAGGTGTGGCTTCCAAAAGATGA
- the gpia gene encoding glucose-6-phosphate isomerase a produces the protein MGLTDDPNYKKLEQWYKSNAATLNMRQMFDADKDRFSKFSLTLKTDDGDLLLDYSKNLINEDILKLLLDMARTVGVEAARERMFAGEKINFTEGRAVLHVALRNRANTPVLVDGKDVMPEVNRVLEKMKGFCHRVRSGEWKGFSGKAITDVVNIGIGGSDLGPLMVTEALKPYSKGGPNVWFVSNIDGTHMAKTLAQLNAETTLFIIASKTFTTQETITNAESAKEWFLQTAKDASAVAKHFVALSTNAPKVRDFGIDTENMFEFWDWVGGRYSLWSAIGLSIALHVGFDNFEQLLAGAHWMDKHFCSAPLEKNVPVLLALLGIWYINFFQAETHAMLPYDQYMHRFAAYFQQGDMESNGKYISKNGTRVNYHTGPIVWGEPGTNGQHAFYQLIHQGTRMIPADFLIPAQSQHPIRDNLHHKILMANFLAQTEALMKGKTPDEARKELEATGMSGDALEKLLPHKVFQGNKPSNSIMFKKLSPFMLGLLIAMYEHKIFVQGVMWNINSYDQWGVELGKQLAKKIEPELQDNSEVHTHDSSTNGLIGFFKKNRA, from the exons atggGGCTGACTGACGATCCGAACTACAAGAAGCTGGAGCAGTGGTACAAATCCAACGCTGCAACCTTGAACATGAGGCAGATGTTCGATGCGGACAAGGACAGGTTCTCAAAATTCAG TCTAACCCTTAAGACAGATGATGGAGACTTACTTTTGGATTATTCAAAGAATCTCATCAATGAAGATATTCTCAAGTTGCTGCTGGACATG GCAAGGACAGTGGGAGTGGAGGCTGCCAGGGAGCGCATGTTTGCTGGAGAAAAGATCAACTTCACTGAG GGCCGAGCTGTCCTTCATGTAGCCCTGAGGAACCGCGCTAACACCCCTGTCCTAGTGGATGGAAAAGATGTCATGCCTGAGGTGAACAGAGTCCTGGAGAAAATGAAGGGTTTCTGCCAT AGAGTGCGCAGTGGAGAGTGGAAAGGCTTCAGTGGTAAAGCCATCACTGATGTTGTGAACATTGGCATTGGTGGATCTGACCTG GGTCCACTGATGGTGACAGAGGCTCTGAAGCCGTATTCTAAAGGTGGCCCAAATGTCTGGTTCGTCTCCAACATCGATGGGACACACATGGCTAAGACTTTGGCTCAGCTGAATGCAGAAACCACACTTTTTATTATTGCATCCAAG ACTTTCACTACCCAGGAGACCATCACTAACGCCGAGTCTGCTAAGGAATGGTTCCTGCAGACTGCCAAGGAT GCTTCTGCAGTGGCCAAACATTTTGTGGCTCTCTCCACCAATGCG cccAAAGTGAGAGACTTTGGCATCGACACTGAGAACATGTTTGAGTTCTGGGAT TGGGTTGGTGGGCGCTATTCACTGTGGTCGGCTATTGGTTTGTCTATCGCTCTGCACGTAG GTTTTGACAACTTCGAGCAGCTTCTAGCCGGTGCCCACTGGATG GATAAGCACTTCTGCTCAGCTCCACTGGAGAAGAATGTTCCTGTGCTGCTTGCCTTGCTGGGTATCTGGTACATCAACTTCTTCCAGGCTGAGACTCATGCTATGTTGCCCTATGACCAGTACATGCACCGCTTTGCAGCTTACTTCCAGCAG GGTGACATGGAGTCTAATGGAAAGTACATCAGCAAGAATGGAACTCGTGTGAACTACCACACAGGACCCATCGTATGGGGAGAACCAGGGACAAACGGCCAGCATGCTTTCTACCAGCTCATTCACCAAG GGACTCGTATGATTCCAGCTGACTTCCTCATACCTGCTCAGTCTCAACATCCAATCAGAGATAATCTGCATCATAAG aTCCTGATGGCCAACTTCCTGGCTCAGACTGAGGCTCTGATGAAGGGAAAGACACCAGATGAAGCCAGAAAGGAGCTGGAGGCCACTGGCATGAGTGGAGATGCTCTGGAGAAACTTCTGCCACATAAAGTATTCCAAGGAAACAAGCCAAGCAACTCCATCATGTTCAAGAAGCTGTCTCCTTTCATGCTTGGACTTTTGATTG ccATGTATGAGCACAAAATCTTCGTGCAAGGTGTGATGTGGAATATCAACAGTTATGACCAGTGGGG TGTGGAGCTGGGCAAACAGCTGGCTAAGAAAATTGAGCCTGAGCTGCAGGACAATTCTGAGGTCCACACTCACGACTCGTCCACCAACGGGCTTATCGGCTTCTTCAAGAAAAATCGTGCATGA